In the Aneurinibacillus soli genome, one interval contains:
- a CDS encoding APC family permease — protein sequence METETTSINGSVTIGTSGQKAELKRVLKTRDLVIFGMVFMAPVSAQTLFGSLAQVSQGHAVLSYIVGLVAMIFTAYSYGKMAEVFPIAGSTYSYTSRAIHPYVGFIAGWSMLLDYVLIPILLYKLSAIYAMELLPSIPLWLMLLLFVVPVTVFNCIGTQVASRVNIFMTIIMVLSIVLFVGFAIKALLHGVGVGSVFSMQGIYHAQTFTWHSLIGGASIAVLSFLGFDAVTTMAEDSSVSGKMVGKAAVLACVISAVLYVAQVYFATLTFPNFTAFQSPDTAFFEITTLVGGSGLATLLALIISLSGISTALAGQAAASRLLYGMGRERVLPKFFAHLHPKHKTPAYSILFMAATGYIGAVLIDLSVLFLIIVFGALIGFLCVNLSVFIEYYIKRQERSFTAFVPYVLFPLAGLVVCAYIMWGMDRIGHIVGGSWLVLGIIYLAIMSKGFTKKVEMFKEDSF from the coding sequence ATGGAAACAGAAACGACTTCTATTAATGGGTCGGTTACGATTGGAACATCTGGTCAAAAGGCAGAATTAAAACGAGTATTAAAGACGCGTGACTTAGTTATATTTGGGATGGTTTTCATGGCGCCTGTTTCCGCTCAGACTCTTTTTGGTTCACTTGCACAAGTATCGCAGGGGCATGCTGTTTTGTCGTATATTGTTGGGCTAGTCGCGATGATATTCACAGCATATTCGTATGGTAAAATGGCAGAGGTATTTCCGATTGCAGGTTCTACGTACAGTTATACATCACGGGCGATTCATCCGTATGTAGGTTTTATTGCGGGCTGGTCTATGCTGCTTGATTACGTGCTCATTCCCATTTTGTTATATAAACTGAGCGCAATCTATGCGATGGAATTGCTGCCGTCTATTCCACTTTGGCTGATGCTGCTTTTGTTTGTCGTTCCGGTAACGGTGTTTAATTGTATCGGAACGCAGGTTGCTTCAAGAGTGAATATCTTCATGACCATAATCATGGTATTAAGTATTGTTTTGTTTGTCGGTTTTGCGATAAAGGCATTGCTTCATGGAGTAGGTGTCGGAAGTGTTTTTTCGATGCAAGGGATTTATCATGCACAAACCTTTACGTGGCACTCTCTGATCGGGGGAGCATCCATTGCAGTTCTTTCTTTCCTCGGTTTTGATGCGGTAACAACGATGGCAGAAGATTCAAGTGTTTCCGGGAAAATGGTTGGAAAAGCTGCGGTACTAGCCTGTGTGATAAGTGCGGTGTTGTATGTGGCTCAAGTTTATTTTGCTACGTTAACATTCCCGAATTTCACGGCTTTTCAGTCACCGGATACAGCCTTTTTCGAGATTACGACGCTTGTGGGAGGAAGCGGGCTGGCTACGCTTTTAGCGTTAATTATTTCGCTTTCTGGCATTTCGACAGCTCTGGCAGGGCAGGCAGCCGCTTCCCGCTTGCTATACGGAATGGGGCGTGAACGTGTATTGCCCAAGTTTTTTGCACATCTTCATCCGAAACATAAAACACCAGCCTACAGTATTTTATTTATGGCAGCTACCGGGTACATCGGTGCCGTTTTGATTGACTTAAGCGTACTCTTTTTGATCATTGTGTTCGGTGCGCTAATCGGATTTCTCTGTGTGAATTTATCAGTATTCATCGAGTATTACATCAAGAGACAAGAACGTTCGTTTACGGCTTTTGTTCCATATGTATTGTTCCCGCTAGCTGGATTGGTTGTATGCGCTTACATCATGTGGGGGATGGATCGAATTGGGCATATTGTCGGAGGAAGCTGGCTTGTGCTCGGGATTATTTATCTGGCTATCATGAGTAAAGGCTTTACGAAAAAAGTCGAGATGTTTAAAGAGGATTCGTTTTAG
- a CDS encoding hybrid sensor histidine kinase/response regulator → MRTRLLAFGICLLSFTVIFALFWAVIEKNKSKEVPSARHGILDLSTWDLGKQEAILLNGEWAFYPDQLLVPEDFTREEKTPMYVQVPSFWNQYSINGKKRSAYGSATYRLQIKLNGREQIVGIKTSIIRTANKIYVNGQLIGSSGVPGSPETYSPKNTPYVRYVNVSGAKLDIIVQVSNYVYAPNGGISHAIYFGSQAAISALREKALLFDWVMLTSFFLMGVYFLGLYMQRRKDRPVVYFSLFCFFSALYVVTHGEKMLYTFFPQIDYFLFQRLQVISGMVSGISLVLYTYFSFPKLCFLWFVRVSVLINSVLIMMFLIFPMRVYSQVDLSLSFLGVIPYFYMIYISVLAAVRRVEGAGYVTIGAFSLMVAMVDTVLNINGYSPTYLLPPFEPLLFMVMHSFWMSLRFYNVFKKNEELSMKLVAADKVKDEFLAKTSHELRTPLHGIINLTQLLLNDIGEQIHPRQKESLYLIHSTGKRLSNLIHDIIDVSKMKQGELSIYPSCIDVRTSAQTVLAIFSTLQHEKGIMLLNHIPQDLPPAYVDENRLHQIFYNLVDNALKYTLHGKVELLAYVHGEWLEIVVEDTGTGIPEDKYDEIFQSFHQLEAHMTRENSGIGLGLNITKQLVELHGGTITVASKVGEGTRFTFTLPIAKEERKEEIHEENVYSLKNMGGRDVSFSTPHKMIRNGAYTVLVVDDEYSNLTIVMNAMDLMGYSVIAVKNGEEAIEVLQSHPTIDLVILDLMMPRLSGLEVCRHIRKTSSLSELPILMLTATGQVGDILASFEAGANDFLQKPVELAELKARVDSLLLMKKSAQHAIQNELDFLQAQITPHFLYNTLNTIVSLSYKDSEKMREIIHDLAYYLRAKFDFNRTERFVPIQQELELVRAYLEIEQVRYSHRLQIVFDIDEAVACLLPPLTIQPLVENAIQHGIAPQVSGGTVKVSIQQMRDEVCIAVEDDGVGMPQERIRQILDGQYDGVGFKNVNKRLQTMYNCQLQIESASGEGTKVVMLIKEEGM, encoded by the coding sequence ATGAGAACAAGGCTACTAGCATTTGGGATATGTCTTTTATCTTTCACTGTAATTTTTGCTCTTTTTTGGGCGGTTATTGAAAAAAATAAGTCGAAGGAAGTGCCATCCGCCCGACACGGTATCCTTGATTTATCAACATGGGATCTTGGGAAACAGGAGGCCATTCTTTTGAATGGGGAGTGGGCGTTTTATCCAGATCAATTGCTTGTACCAGAAGACTTTACAAGAGAAGAAAAGACGCCGATGTATGTCCAGGTCCCTTCCTTCTGGAATCAGTATAGCATCAATGGCAAGAAGCGTTCTGCTTACGGTAGTGCAACGTATCGTCTGCAAATCAAGCTAAACGGTCGCGAACAGATTGTTGGGATTAAAACATCGATCATTCGTACGGCAAATAAAATCTATGTGAATGGGCAGCTGATAGGATCGAGTGGAGTACCAGGAAGCCCCGAAACCTATTCGCCGAAAAACACACCGTACGTGCGCTATGTGAATGTATCAGGCGCTAAGCTGGACATCATTGTTCAAGTTTCTAATTATGTGTATGCGCCTAACGGTGGAATTTCACATGCGATTTATTTTGGAAGCCAGGCGGCTATTTCCGCATTACGAGAAAAGGCACTTCTATTCGATTGGGTTATGCTGACGAGTTTTTTTCTTATGGGTGTGTATTTTCTTGGACTATATATGCAAAGAAGAAAAGATAGGCCTGTAGTATACTTCTCCCTTTTTTGCTTTTTTTCAGCACTCTATGTCGTTACACATGGGGAGAAGATGCTGTATACGTTCTTTCCCCAAATCGATTACTTTTTGTTTCAAAGACTGCAAGTTATTTCAGGTATGGTTAGTGGGATCAGTCTAGTTTTGTATACATATTTCTCGTTTCCGAAACTATGTTTTTTATGGTTTGTTCGAGTAAGTGTCTTGATAAACAGTGTGCTTATAATGATGTTTCTTATCTTTCCGATGCGCGTTTATTCACAGGTGGATCTTAGCCTCTCATTTTTAGGAGTTATCCCGTACTTTTATATGATTTATATCTCCGTATTGGCAGCGGTTAGAAGGGTGGAAGGAGCAGGCTACGTTACGATTGGAGCTTTTTCATTAATGGTTGCGATGGTGGATACAGTGCTTAATATAAACGGATATTCACCTACGTATCTTTTACCTCCGTTTGAGCCGCTTTTATTTATGGTGATGCATTCTTTCTGGATGTCGCTTCGTTTTTATAATGTCTTTAAAAAGAATGAAGAGTTGTCTATGAAATTGGTCGCGGCTGATAAAGTGAAGGATGAATTTCTCGCCAAAACCTCGCATGAGTTACGAACGCCGCTACATGGAATTATTAACCTGACACAGCTATTGTTAAACGACATCGGGGAACAGATACATCCTAGACAAAAAGAGAGTTTATACTTGATTCATTCAACAGGCAAGCGTCTCTCTAATCTCATTCATGATATTATCGACGTTTCAAAAATGAAGCAGGGCGAATTATCTATTTATCCATCTTGTATTGATGTAAGAACGAGTGCTCAGACGGTACTTGCTATTTTCTCTACGTTACAGCACGAAAAAGGAATCATGCTGCTTAACCATATTCCACAAGACTTACCCCCTGCTTATGTAGATGAGAATCGTCTGCATCAGATTTTCTATAATCTAGTGGATAATGCTCTGAAATATACGTTACATGGAAAGGTTGAGCTTTTGGCTTACGTACATGGTGAGTGGCTGGAGATTGTCGTGGAAGATACGGGAACAGGGATTCCAGAAGATAAATATGATGAAATTTTTCAGTCGTTTCATCAATTAGAGGCGCATATGACCCGGGAGAATAGCGGAATTGGCCTTGGCTTAAATATTACCAAGCAATTAGTTGAATTACACGGGGGGACAATTACGGTAGCGTCAAAAGTAGGAGAAGGAACGCGCTTTACGTTTACGCTACCGATCGCTAAAGAAGAGAGAAAGGAAGAAATACATGAAGAAAACGTGTATTCTCTAAAAAATATGGGGGGACGAGACGTCTCTTTCTCCACTCCGCACAAAATGATCAGGAACGGCGCCTATACCGTATTAGTCGTAGATGATGAGTATTCGAATTTAACAATTGTGATGAATGCCATGGATTTGATGGGATATTCGGTGATTGCAGTAAAAAATGGAGAGGAAGCGATTGAGGTACTGCAAAGTCATCCAACGATTGATTTGGTGATTCTAGATCTGATGATGCCGCGCTTGTCTGGTTTAGAGGTGTGCAGGCACATTCGAAAAACGTCTAGCTTAAGTGAACTGCCTATTCTTATGCTCACAGCAACTGGACAGGTCGGGGATATTCTTGCTTCGTTTGAAGCAGGTGCCAATGACTTTTTACAAAAACCTGTAGAACTTGCGGAATTGAAGGCTAGAGTCGATTCTTTGCTGCTTATGAAAAAATCAGCACAACATGCGATTCAGAATGAGCTGGATTTTTTACAAGCACAAATTACCCCACATTTTTTATACAATACGCTTAATACAATCGTGTCGCTCTCGTATAAGGACAGTGAAAAAATGCGCGAAATCATTCATGATTTAGCGTACTATTTACGTGCAAAGTTTGATTTTAATCGTACAGAGCGCTTCGTCCCGATCCAACAAGAACTTGAACTCGTACGAGCCTACCTGGAGATTGAACAGGTACGATACTCGCATCGACTTCAGATTGTATTTGATATTGATGAGGCTGTTGCATGCCTTCTTCCTCCATTGACCATTCAACCGCTTGTGGAAAATGCGATTCAACATGGAATTGCCCCACAAGTTTCCGGGGGAACGGTGAAAGTTTCCATTCAGCAAATGAGAGACGAGGTTTGTATTGCGGTAGAAGATGACGGAGTTGGAATGCCGCAAGAACGCATTCGCCAAATTCTTGACGGGCAATACGATGGAGTTGGATTTAAGAATGTCAATAAACGCCTGCAAACGATGTACAATTGTCAGTTGCAAATCGAAAGTGCAAGTGGAGAAGGGACAAAAGTAGTCATGTTAATAAAGGAAGAGGGAATGTAA
- a CDS encoding 4-hydroxyphenylacetate 3-hydroxylase family protein: MAVRTGQQFLEGLKNDGREIWLDGELIQDVTTHPAFKGAAEHIAKLFDLQHKYPEIMTATCPETGEKFGITHLIPRSKEDIKRIRKAMKVWAEASVGLMGRSPDYMNTTFACFAGHADVWARRGNEQGARNMIAYQKYVRDNDLIMTHSIINPQVDRSVSEAEQGGGEVSLHKVGETEDSIIVRGARMLATLAPFADELTVYPGSDIRLQDKKYAICFAVPMNTPGLKFICRDSYSKERNNFDYPLSSRFDEMDAVVIFDDVHVPKDRVFMDGDTVGYSEVIGDGYWRNYIIFQAMNRALTKLEFAFGLGHMIADTTGVNAFDHVQEKLGEIWNMMEMTRAGVVAAEEGAFEVDGKGIWAPDDKPLIALRGLMPKWIPRATELLKVIGGGGYMLTPSLKDMNGPLANDITKYYQARNADAEQRIRLFRLGWDFIGSELAGRGDLYERFYLSDAYRMTALNYKVAEKEHAEMLVKQFLNEPVNELQATK, translated from the coding sequence ATGGCAGTACGGACAGGGCAGCAATTTCTTGAAGGGTTGAAAAACGATGGACGTGAGATTTGGTTAGATGGGGAGTTAATACAAGATGTAACGACTCACCCGGCGTTTAAAGGGGCAGCCGAGCATATCGCGAAACTGTTCGATTTGCAGCATAAATATCCAGAAATTATGACAGCTACTTGCCCGGAAACAGGTGAAAAATTTGGAATTACCCATCTGATCCCAAGAAGCAAAGAAGACATTAAACGAATTCGTAAAGCGATGAAAGTGTGGGCCGAAGCTTCTGTCGGCTTAATGGGCCGAAGCCCGGATTATATGAATACAACCTTTGCTTGTTTTGCGGGCCATGCTGATGTATGGGCTCGTCGTGGAAACGAGCAGGGTGCACGAAATATGATTGCATATCAAAAGTATGTTCGAGACAATGATTTAATTATGACTCACTCAATTATTAATCCTCAGGTGGATCGTTCCGTATCGGAAGCCGAGCAGGGCGGCGGGGAAGTGTCTTTGCACAAAGTAGGGGAAACAGAAGATTCGATTATCGTACGGGGTGCACGGATGCTGGCAACGCTGGCACCTTTCGCAGATGAATTAACTGTATATCCAGGCAGTGATATCCGTCTTCAAGATAAGAAGTATGCGATTTGTTTTGCAGTTCCGATGAATACGCCGGGGCTTAAATTTATCTGTCGCGATTCATACAGCAAGGAGAGAAATAACTTTGACTATCCGTTGTCTTCTCGCTTTGATGAAATGGATGCCGTCGTTATTTTCGATGATGTACACGTACCAAAAGATCGCGTGTTTATGGACGGGGATACGGTAGGTTATTCGGAAGTAATTGGAGACGGATACTGGAGAAACTATATCATCTTCCAGGCGATGAACCGCGCCTTAACTAAACTTGAGTTTGCCTTTGGTCTTGGCCATATGATTGCCGATACGACAGGGGTAAATGCATTCGATCATGTTCAAGAAAAACTCGGGGAAATCTGGAACATGATGGAGATGACACGCGCAGGTGTAGTGGCTGCCGAGGAAGGGGCTTTTGAAGTAGATGGCAAAGGAATCTGGGCACCGGATGATAAGCCGTTGATCGCGCTTCGCGGTTTGATGCCGAAATGGATTCCACGAGCTACTGAACTGCTGAAAGTTATTGGTGGCGGTGGATATATGCTTACGCCATCTTTGAAAGATATGAACGGACCGCTGGCGAATGATATTACGAAATATTACCAGGCACGCAATGCTGATGCAGAACAACGCATTCGCTTATTCCGTCTCGGCTGGGACTTTATCGGCTCAGAGCTTGCTGGACGCGGTGATTTGTACGAACGTTTCTATCTGAGTGACGCTTACCGCATGACAGCATTAAACTACAAAGTCGCCGAGAAAGAACATGCCGAAATGCTAGTGAAGCAGTTCTTGAATGAGCCGGTAAACGAATTACAGGCCACAAAGTAA
- a CDS encoding hybrid sensor histidine kinase/response regulator, translated as MKTRLLAFFLCILAFIGIFYGIWWMMNKFNHQTSPRSQHGFLDLSTWDFTKNGAVPLTGEWEFYPNQLLTHHDFVVSRPTPEYVPVPSPWNRYTRNGKSLSPFGSATYRLQIKLPHAEKVFGLKTSIIRMSNRIYINGKQLGASGIPKTNATYSPENTPYTRYTQLSGGVVEILVHVANYDYAPGGGIIDPIYFGEQTSIAALQNKALLFDSIVITSMTIMGLYLFGLYTQRRSDLFLLYFALYCLAAAFYAATHGEKILYMFVPSIHYYVFAKLQFFSTSITLIGLTMYTYYSFRELCSKWVIRICLAVGIFLVAVVACPLSVHSRFEILQITFALYTWMYLTYMSILASIRRVEGTFYLIFSSLFLIMYTIMLALTSIGYLPLNIVPPFWPVLFILLHSLWMSLRFSNAFKKVEELSVKLLTFDKRKDEFLAKTSHELRTPLHGIINIAELLLQDKKEDLEPKQKEGLVAIHLIGKRLATLINDIVDVSKIKHGELRIYPVPVDTRAVAQMIISFFEMMQKEKQLLLINQIPNDLPLAYADENRLKQIFYNLVDNAIKYTDSGKVELLGYVEGNFVTISVKDTGTGIPAEKFEEIFDSFHQLEDHMTSENPGIGLGLSITKQLIELHGGTIHVQSTVGEGSCFTFTLPIANEGNKDIQEHTLFTDAESAATATLSFSTPYKLLKESTYTVLVVDDEYSNLKVLLDALDSMGHSVIAAKNGQEALDMLHSHPTIDLVILDLMMPRMSGLDVCRTIRATHKLTEIPVLILTAAGQLGDIVASFEAGANDFLQKPVALPELKARVESLLLLKKSVQEALQHELDFLQAQITPHFLYNTLNTVISLSYKDVEKMREIINDLTYYLRAKFDFHNQERLIPLAQELELVRAYFGIEEVRYGTRLRVIFEIDETVHCLLPPLTIQPLVENAVRHGIAPKLSGGTITLSISQTIDMIYITVADDGVGIAESRLKEIVVGQYKGVGLQNVDKRLQNFYQCRLQIESSDQTGTTITIALPKEKLR; from the coding sequence ATGAAAACACGACTACTCGCTTTTTTTCTTTGTATCCTTGCTTTCATCGGGATTTTTTACGGGATATGGTGGATGATGAATAAGTTCAACCATCAGACATCTCCACGATCACAGCATGGTTTCCTCGATTTATCCACCTGGGATTTCACGAAAAATGGGGCTGTTCCTCTTACAGGGGAATGGGAGTTTTATCCGAATCAACTGCTAACCCATCATGACTTTGTTGTTTCACGGCCTACGCCAGAGTATGTGCCTGTTCCATCTCCCTGGAATCGTTATACCCGTAATGGAAAATCGCTTTCGCCCTTTGGAAGTGCCACCTATCGCTTACAAATCAAGTTGCCACATGCGGAAAAAGTATTCGGCCTTAAAACGTCAATCATCCGTATGTCAAACCGTATCTATATCAATGGCAAACAGCTCGGGGCAAGCGGCATTCCAAAAACCAATGCTACCTATTCTCCGGAAAACACACCGTATACCCGCTATACACAACTATCAGGTGGGGTCGTGGAGATACTCGTTCATGTCGCAAACTACGACTACGCTCCTGGCGGGGGAATCATCGATCCGATTTATTTTGGGGAACAGACATCCATCGCGGCTCTGCAAAATAAAGCCTTGTTGTTCGATTCCATTGTCATAACGAGCATGACCATAATGGGACTGTATTTGTTTGGTCTATATACACAAAGACGAAGCGATTTATTTTTACTATACTTTGCACTGTATTGCTTGGCTGCGGCCTTTTATGCAGCTACACACGGCGAGAAAATATTGTACATGTTCGTCCCGTCCATCCATTATTATGTATTTGCCAAACTGCAATTTTTCTCTACCTCGATCACCTTGATTGGCCTGACAATGTACACATATTATTCCTTCCGAGAGCTATGCTCCAAATGGGTGATTAGAATCTGTCTGGCAGTCGGAATCTTCCTAGTAGCTGTAGTTGCTTGCCCGTTATCTGTTCATAGTCGTTTTGAGATTTTGCAAATTACGTTTGCTCTTTACACATGGATGTATCTCACGTACATGTCAATACTAGCGTCCATTCGCCGGGTAGAAGGGACTTTCTATCTGATTTTTAGCTCGCTTTTCTTAATCATGTATACGATCATGCTCGCGCTTACTAGTATAGGATATTTGCCTTTGAACATTGTGCCACCATTTTGGCCTGTTCTATTTATCTTGCTGCATTCGCTCTGGATGTCGCTACGCTTCTCCAATGCATTCAAAAAAGTAGAAGAACTATCTGTAAAACTATTAACGTTTGACAAACGTAAAGATGAATTTCTCGCTAAAACTTCCCATGAATTACGAACGCCGTTACATGGAATTATTAATATCGCTGAACTATTGCTGCAAGACAAAAAAGAAGACCTGGAGCCAAAGCAAAAAGAGGGCCTCGTCGCCATTCACTTGATCGGAAAACGGCTTGCCACACTGATTAATGATATTGTTGATGTATCGAAAATCAAACACGGTGAGTTGCGTATTTATCCCGTTCCGGTTGACACGAGAGCCGTAGCACAGATGATTATATCCTTCTTCGAAATGATGCAAAAAGAAAAGCAGCTTCTCCTTATCAACCAAATTCCCAACGATCTTCCTCTTGCCTATGCGGACGAAAATCGCTTGAAGCAAATTTTTTATAATCTAGTGGATAATGCAATAAAATATACAGATAGCGGAAAAGTGGAACTCTTGGGCTATGTAGAAGGAAATTTTGTAACCATTTCTGTAAAAGATACCGGGACAGGAATTCCAGCAGAAAAATTCGAGGAAATTTTCGACTCCTTCCACCAACTTGAAGATCATATGACAAGTGAGAATCCGGGAATCGGTCTTGGGTTAAGCATTACGAAGCAGCTCATCGAATTACACGGCGGGACGATTCACGTTCAATCTACAGTAGGGGAAGGTTCATGCTTTACTTTTACATTACCGATTGCAAATGAAGGGAATAAGGATATACAGGAACACACGTTATTCACCGATGCCGAGTCCGCAGCTACTGCTACTCTATCATTTTCTACGCCATACAAGTTATTGAAAGAATCGACTTATACCGTGCTTGTCGTCGACGACGAATACTCGAACTTAAAAGTGCTGCTCGACGCTCTCGATTCGATGGGCCATTCCGTCATCGCGGCCAAAAATGGGCAAGAGGCACTGGATATGCTTCACAGCCATCCAACGATTGATTTGGTGATTCTAGATCTTATGATGCCGCGCATGTCCGGCTTAGACGTATGCCGGACAATCCGGGCCACCCATAAACTAACAGAGATCCCGGTTCTTATCCTAACAGCAGCGGGACAACTTGGTGACATTGTCGCTTCTTTTGAAGCAGGGGCTAATGATTTCTTGCAAAAGCCTGTAGCACTTCCTGAATTAAAAGCGCGAGTGGAGTCGTTGCTCTTACTGAAAAAATCTGTTCAGGAAGCCCTGCAACATGAGCTGGACTTTTTGCAAGCTCAGATTACCCCGCATTTTCTGTATAATACGCTCAATACGGTTATCTCTCTCTCCTACAAAGATGTAGAGAAAATGCGCGAGATCATTAATGATCTCACGTATTATTTGCGAGCCAAGTTTGACTTCCATAACCAGGAACGACTCATTCCACTTGCCCAAGAGCTTGAATTAGTACGAGCTTACTTTGGCATTGAGGAAGTACGTTACGGAACACGCCTGCGTGTTATTTTTGAGATCGACGAGACGGTTCACTGTTTATTACCCCCTCTCACGATTCAACCACTCGTCGAAAACGCGGTCCGCCATGGAATTGCTCCGAAACTTTCAGGTGGAACGATTACGCTCTCGATCTCTCAAACGATAGATATGATTTATATTACCGTTGCTGATGATGGGGTGGGGATTGCGGAATCCCGCCTGAAAGAAATTGTTGTGGGTCAGTACAAAGGAGTCGGTCTCCAAAACGTGGACAAACGTTTACAAAACTTCTATCAATGTCGTCTACAAATCGAAAGTTCTGATCAGACAGGGACAACCATTACGATCGCATTACCAAAGGAAAAACTACGATAA
- a CDS encoding TetR/AcrR family transcriptional regulator has product MNTKRGRPRNVETQKSILSASYDLLLENGLGTVTVEKIAERAGVSKATIYKWWTNKADVVMDGFLAAATARLPIPDTGSVFNDILIHATSLARFLTSREGKIIKELIGEGQFDSRLAEAYRTRYFHPRRLEAKQLLERGVQRGDLRENLDLDLSVDLIYGPIFYRLLVIGENLDDVYVENLVKYSFTGINSI; this is encoded by the coding sequence CCACGTAATGTTGAAACGCAAAAGTCTATCCTTTCTGCTTCATATGATTTGTTGTTGGAAAATGGCCTTGGAACAGTCACTGTAGAGAAAATTGCGGAGCGGGCAGGGGTTAGTAAAGCCACCATTTATAAATGGTGGACCAACAAAGCAGACGTTGTTATGGACGGCTTTCTAGCTGCTGCTACGGCAAGACTGCCGATTCCTGACACGGGTTCAGTATTTAATGACATACTTATCCATGCCACTAGTTTAGCTCGATTTTTGACCAGTCGGGAAGGTAAAATCATTAAGGAGTTGATTGGTGAAGGGCAATTTGATTCAAGACTGGCGGAGGCATATCGGACCAGATACTTCCATCCTCGCCGGCTTGAGGCTAAGCAGCTTTTGGAACGGGGGGTTCAGCGAGGGGATTTGAGGGAAAATCTCGATCTCGATTTAAGTGTTGACCTCATTTACGGACCAATTTTCTATAGATTGCTAGTGATAGGTGAAAATTTGGATGATGTTTATGTTGAAAATTTAGTGAAATATTCATTTACAGGAATTAATTCAATTTAA